One part of the Salvelinus fontinalis isolate EN_2023a chromosome 4, ASM2944872v1, whole genome shotgun sequence genome encodes these proteins:
- the tubgcp4 gene encoding gamma-tubulin complex component 4 — MIHELLLALSGYPGTIFTWNKRTGLQVSQDLPFLHPSETSVLNRLCKLGSDYIRFTEFIEQHTGHVHQQEHHSIQTNQAGLNGVYLRAFCTGLDSMLQPYRQALLDLEQEFLGDPHLSISHVNYMLDQFQLLFPSVMVVVETIKSQKIHGCQILETVYKHSCGGLPPVRMALEKILAVCHGVMYKQLAAWMLHGLLLDQSEEFYVKQGPSAGGAAANQEEDEEDLGIGGLSGKQLKELQDLRLIEEENMLAPSLQQFSLRAEMLPSYVPIRVAEKILFVGESVQMFENHNHSPSRAGSILKHQEDMFATELHRLKQQPLFSLVDFENLIDGIRSTVAEHLWTLMVEESDLLGQLKIIKDFYLLGRGELYQVFIDHAQHMLKTPPTAVTEHDVNVAFQQAAHKVLLDDDNLLPLLHLTIDYQGKESKDATGTREGATPPQESSPREVPPTGWAALGLAYKVQWPLHILFTPAVLEKYNVIFRYLLSVRRVQSELQHCWALQMQRKHLKSNQTDAVKWRLRNHMAFLVDNLQYYLQVDVLESQFSQLLQQINSTRDFESIRLAHDHFLSNLLAQSFILLKPVFHCLNEILELCHNFCSLVSQNVAPLDERGTAQLDILVKGFSRQSFLLFKILSGVRNHQINSDLAQLLLRLDYNKYYTQSGGTLGSF, encoded by the exons ATGATTCACGAGCTCCTGTTGGCGTTAAGTGGATACCCTGGGACTATATTCACATGGAACAAACGGACAGGTTTACAG GTCTCCCAGGACCTGCCCTTTCTCCATCCCAGTGAGACCAGTGTCCTGAACCGCCTCTGCAAACTGGGATCCGATTACATTCGCTTCACAGAGTTCATAGAGCAACACACAGGCCATGTCCACCAGCAG GAGCACCACTCCATTCAGACAAACCAGGCCGGACTCAATGGGGTTTACCTGCGGGCTTTCTGCACGGGACTGGACTCCATGCTACAGCCTTATAGACAGGCTCTCCTGGACCTCGAACAAGAG TTTCTTGGCGACCCACATCTCTCCATATCTCATGTGAATTATATGTTGGATCAG TTTCAGTTGCTGTTTCCCTCtgttatggtggtggtggagacAATAAAGTCCCAGAAG ATCCACGGCTGTCAGATCCTGGAGACGGTGTACAAGCACAGCTGTGGAGGTCTGCCCCCTGTTCGCATGGCCCTGGAGAA GATCCTGGCGGTGTGCCACGGGGTGATGTACAAGCAGCTGGCGGCGTGGATGCTGCATGGTCTGCTGCTGGACCAGAGTGAGGAGTTCTATGTGAAGCAGGGGCCCAGCGCTGGAGGGGCCGCCGCCAAccaggaggaggacgaggaggacctGGGGATTGGAGGCCTCAGCGGTAAACAGCTGAAAGAACTACAGGACCTG AGGCTGATAGAGGAAGAGAACATGCTGGCTCCGTCCCTGCAGCAGTTCTCTCTGCGGGCTGAGATGCTGCCCTCCTACGTCCCCATCCGCGTGGCTGAGAAGATCCTCTTCGTGGGGGAGTCCGTCCAGATGTTTGAGAACCACAACCACAGCCCGTCCAGAGCTG GCTCTATACTGAAGCATCAGGAGGACATGTTTGCTACAGAGCTGCACCGTCTCAAACAGCAGCCCCTCTTCAGCCTAGTGGACTTTGAGAACCTCATAGACGGCATCCGCAGCACCGTGGCAGAG CACCTGTGGACATTAATGGTGGAGGAATCTGATCTCCTGGGGCAACTGAAG ATCATAAAGGACTTTTACCTGTTGGGCCGTGGTGAGCTGTACCAGGTGTTCATTGACCACGCTCAGCACATGCTCAAGACCCCACCCACGGCTGTCACTGAACACG ATGTAAATGTGGCCTTTCAGCAGGCTGCCCACAAGGTGTTGTTGGACGACGacaacctcctgcctctcctGCACCTCACCATCGACTACCAGGGGAAGGAGAGCAAAG ATGCCACAGGGACCCGGGAAGGGGCCACTCCCCCACAGGAGTCCTCCCCCAGGGAGGTGCCCCCTACGGGCTGGGCTGCTCTGGGATTGGCCTACAAGGTCCAGTGGCCCCTGCACATCCTCTTCACCCCTGCCGTTCTGGAGAA GTATAATGTGATATTTCGTTACCTGCTGAGTGTGCGGCGGGTGCAGTCTGAGCTGCAGCACTGCTGGGCTCTACAGATGCAGAGGAAACACCTCAAATCCAACCAGACAGATGCTGTCAAGTGGAGGCTACGCAACCACATGGCTTTCCTGGTGGACAATCTGCAGTACTACCTACAG gtGGACGTGCTGGAGTCTCAGTTCTCTCAGCTGCTGCAGCAGATCAACTCCACCAGAGACTTTGAGAGCATCCGGCTGGCCCACGACCACTTCCTTAGCAACCTGCTAGCACAGTCCTTCATCCTGCTCAAGCCG gtgttccactgtctgaatgagATCCTGGAGCTGTGTCATAACTTCTGCTCATTGGTCAGCCAGAACGTGGCTCCGCTGGATGAGAGAGGAACAGCCCAACTGGACATCTTGGTCAAG GGTTTCAGTCGTCAGTCCTTCCTGCTCTTCAAGATCCTGTCAGGTGTCAGAAACCACCAGATCAACTCTGACCTGGCTCAGTTGCTGCTCAGGCTGGACTACAACAAGTACTACACCCAGTCAGGAGgcaccctgggcag
- the cdkn2aip gene encoding CDKN2A-interacting protein, whose amino-acid sequence MAEGRSGEDIVSEYLDQNPHLVEWVESLRGVHETNKQWHARQEFFLRNMETFPTVQPGFPSPSLDRLLSLSICWANHIFLGCRYPQPVMDRIKEMAEGVVVNDAPVRKTRDEIMGKGKRTAGGDDDSCAKRTKPGNPFKQGPPPQAPAEHQPFFNRLYKAVAWKLVSAGGFGPNLDHFEILRACTESSKESLSCIFVPLKDIPDLPAARTQKEGQVCELRCQTVYLGTGYGRDEAAARAMASKEALKAFQGRKVTVKICRRRFNGRDVEDLVLLDDQPRNPGFPPAISYPFQPEQQGDGPS is encoded by the exons ATGGcggaggggaggagtggagaggacatTGTTTCAGAGTACCTGGACCAGAACCCTCACCTGGTCGAGTGGGTGGAGTCGCTCCGAGGAGTGCATGAGACCAACAAGCAGTGGCATGCCAGACAAGAGTTTTTCCTGAGGAACATGGAGACGTTCCCCACAGTCCAGCCAGGCTTCCCCAGCCCCAGTCTGGACAGGCTGCTCTCACTGTCCATATGCTGGGCCAACCACATCTTCTTGGGCTGCAG ATACCCTCAACCTGTCATGGACAGGATCAAGGAAATGGCAGAGGGAGTGGTTGTCAATGATGCTCCAGTTCGAAAGACCAGAGATGAAATCATGGGGAAAGGAAAGAGGACTGCAG GGGGCGACGACGACAGCTGCGCCAAGCGGACCAAGCCTGGGAACCCCTTCAAGCAAGGCCCACCCCCGCAGGCACCTGCCGAGCACCAGCCCTTCTTCAACCGCCTCTACAAGGCTGTGGCGTGGAAGCTGGTGTCGGCAGGGGGCTTCGGCCCCAACCTGGACCACTTTGAGATCCTGCGTGCCTGCACTGAGTCGTCCAAAGAGAGCCTGAGCTGCATCTTTGTGCCCCTGAAGGACATCCCCGACCTGCCGGCGGCGCGCACCCAGAAGGAGGGCCAGGTGTGCGAGCTGCGCTGCCAGACAGTCTATCTGGGCACGGGCTACGGGCGTGATGAGGCGGCCGCCAGGGCCATGGCATCCAAGGAGGCCCTCAAGGCCTTCCAGGGGCGCAAGGTGACGGTGAAGATCTGTCGGCGGCGGTTCAATGGTAGGGATGTAGAGGATCTGGTACTGCTGGATGATCAGCCCAGGAACCCGGGCTTCCCTCCCGCTATCAGCTACCCCTTCCAGCCAGAGCAGCAGGGAGACGGGCCGTCGTAG